A stretch of Aeromicrobium tamlense DNA encodes these proteins:
- a CDS encoding acyltransferase family protein, producing the protein MPASPPRDRFRAEITALRAVAVMLVVLFHLWPGRLPGGYIGVDVFFVISGFLITGHLLRETADTGRVDLARFWARRARRLLPAAYLVLAVSAIAVWLWMPLVSWRQNFKEIVASALYVQNWALAADSVDYLAAENDPTAVQHYWTLSIEEQFYLVWPLLVLLATVLAVRMGRSRRLMVAIVLGAATAASLAYSLWITQANPPAAYFVTPARAWQFGAGALLALWMGSATVRRGTPTALLSWAGFLTLAWCGFVYDESTPFPGTAAIVPVVATLVVIWAGEPRGLLSPAPLMRWRPTHTLGEISYSMYLWHWPPIVILPFVLGAELGFWERVGILVFTIVVSWATKRWVEDPVRFTHRFGLRRPATTGLATLVGAALLVGGSMVGVQSAASAQERAAKVAAQLEEDAPPCFGAASRDPENPCHNPDLDDQLIPTPEAVVTDYAKDYPGCFAGVHDTELNDCTFGDLSDRSLPHVTLLGDSHARSFLPALVRMADQKLITLSAQLKSSCSWTRDEIRHDDPLRVSSCQEWKQNLQKWLLDRTDSTDLILTTGYAQMLTGSYDERVESMEAAWQPVVDRGVRVVAIRDNPRLPRAPQKCLSQLDEITPDACAFTREEALSKFDAFAATGRRVDGAQTLDLSDLYCDDETCPAIIGGVNVYRDITHLSVTYVRTMTPYVYRRLVDMNALPRPS; encoded by the coding sequence GTGCCCGCCAGCCCTCCTCGCGACCGTTTCCGGGCCGAGATCACGGCCCTGCGCGCCGTCGCCGTGATGCTCGTCGTCCTCTTCCACCTGTGGCCGGGGCGTCTGCCCGGCGGCTACATCGGCGTCGACGTCTTCTTCGTGATCTCCGGATTCCTCATCACGGGACACCTGCTGCGCGAGACGGCCGACACCGGCCGGGTCGACCTGGCGAGGTTCTGGGCCCGTCGGGCCCGCCGCCTGCTGCCCGCCGCGTACCTGGTGCTGGCCGTGTCCGCGATCGCCGTGTGGCTGTGGATGCCGCTGGTCTCGTGGCGCCAGAACTTCAAGGAGATCGTCGCGTCGGCGCTGTACGTGCAGAACTGGGCGCTCGCGGCCGACTCGGTGGACTACCTCGCCGCCGAGAACGACCCCACCGCGGTGCAGCACTACTGGACGCTCTCGATCGAGGAGCAGTTCTACCTCGTGTGGCCGCTGCTGGTGCTGCTCGCCACCGTGCTGGCCGTGCGGATGGGCCGCTCGCGCAGGCTCATGGTGGCGATCGTGCTCGGTGCCGCCACCGCCGCGAGCCTGGCGTACTCGCTCTGGATCACCCAGGCGAACCCGCCGGCGGCGTACTTCGTCACCCCGGCCCGCGCCTGGCAGTTCGGTGCCGGCGCGCTCCTGGCCCTCTGGATGGGCAGCGCCACGGTGCGCCGCGGCACCCCCACTGCGCTGCTGTCGTGGGCGGGCTTCCTGACCCTCGCCTGGTGCGGTTTCGTCTACGACGAGTCCACGCCGTTCCCCGGCACCGCGGCGATCGTGCCCGTCGTCGCGACGCTGGTGGTCATCTGGGCCGGCGAGCCGCGCGGCCTCCTCTCCCCCGCGCCGCTGATGCGCTGGCGTCCCACGCACACGCTGGGCGAGATCTCGTACTCGATGTACCTGTGGCACTGGCCGCCGATCGTCATCCTGCCGTTCGTCCTCGGCGCCGAGCTGGGCTTCTGGGAGCGCGTCGGGATCCTCGTGTTCACGATCGTGGTCTCGTGGGCGACGAAGCGCTGGGTCGAGGACCCGGTGCGGTTCACGCACCGGTTCGGCCTGCGCCGCCCGGCCACCACCGGCCTCGCCACCCTGGTCGGCGCGGCGCTGCTGGTCGGCGGCTCGATGGTGGGCGTCCAGTCGGCCGCCTCCGCCCAGGAGCGCGCAGCCAAGGTCGCCGCGCAGCTCGAGGAGGACGCGCCGCCGTGCTTCGGTGCCGCTTCTCGCGATCCCGAGAACCCGTGCCACAACCCCGACCTCGACGACCAGCTGATCCCGACGCCCGAGGCCGTGGTCACCGACTACGCGAAGGACTACCCCGGCTGCTTCGCCGGCGTCCACGACACCGAGCTGAACGACTGCACGTTCGGCGACCTCTCCGACCGCTCGCTGCCGCACGTGACGCTGCTGGGCGACTCGCACGCGCGCTCGTTCCTGCCGGCGCTGGTCCGGATGGCCGACCAGAAGCTCATCACGCTGTCGGCGCAGCTCAAGTCCAGCTGCTCGTGGACGCGCGACGAGATCCGCCACGACGACCCGCTGCGCGTCAGCAGCTGCCAGGAGTGGAAGCAGAACCTCCAGAAGTGGCTGCTCGACCGCACCGACTCCACCGACCTGATCCTGACCACCGGCTACGCCCAGATGCTCACCGGCTCGTACGACGAGCGGGTCGAGAGCATGGAGGCCGCCTGGCAGCCGGTCGTCGACCGCGGCGTGCGCGTCGTCGCGATCCGCGACAACCCGCGCCTGCCGCGCGCGCCGCAGAAGTGCCTGTCGCAGCTCGACGAGATCACGCCCGACGCCTGCGCGTTCACCCGCGAGGAGGCGCTGTCGAAGTTCGACGCGTTCGCCGCCACGGGACGCCGGGTGGACGGCGCGCAGACGCTCGACCTGAGCGACCTCTACTGCGACGACGAGACCTGCCCGGCGATCATCGGCGGCGTGAACGTCTACCGCGACATCACCCACCTGAGCGTCACGTACGTGCGCACGATGACGCCCTACGTGTACCGGCGCCTGGTGGACATGAACGCCCTGCCGCGACCCTCCTGA
- a CDS encoding transglutaminase-like domain-containing protein produces MKRTVTAHLELHAFDRADLVLSIAVAANIATERETLRVVQDGTALEAREIAGRHETRLHRVDAPAGPITIDYEAVVTGHAGPIATEELDIIEYRRPSRYAPSDSLFAIAKAEFTGLAGKDLLDAVTSWVGTHLSYVPGSSRPTDGAVQTMLKRQGVCRDYAHLVIALLRAHDVPARLVSVYAPGLQPMDFHAVAEAYIDGEWHVVDATALAPRETMVRIATGMDASETAFLSQHHAAVNLNRLTVTAVVDELPQDDVTELVALG; encoded by the coding sequence GTGAAGCGCACCGTCACCGCCCACCTCGAACTGCACGCCTTCGACCGCGCCGACCTCGTCCTCTCGATCGCCGTCGCCGCCAACATCGCCACCGAGCGCGAGACGCTGCGGGTGGTCCAGGACGGGACCGCGCTCGAGGCCCGCGAGATCGCGGGGCGCCACGAGACCCGGCTGCACCGCGTCGACGCTCCCGCCGGGCCCATCACGATCGACTACGAGGCCGTCGTCACGGGTCACGCGGGCCCGATCGCCACGGAGGAGCTCGACATCATCGAGTACCGCCGGCCCAGCCGCTACGCGCCCTCGGACTCGCTCTTCGCGATCGCCAAGGCCGAGTTCACGGGTCTCGCCGGCAAGGACCTGCTCGACGCGGTCACGTCGTGGGTCGGCACCCATCTGTCCTACGTGCCGGGCAGCAGCCGGCCGACCGACGGCGCCGTCCAGACCATGCTCAAGCGCCAGGGCGTGTGCCGCGACTACGCGCACCTCGTGATCGCCCTCCTGCGCGCCCACGACGTGCCCGCCCGGCTGGTCTCGGTCTACGCCCCGGGCCTGCAGCCGATGGACTTCCACGCGGTCGCCGAGGCGTACATCGACGGGGAGTGGCACGTCGTCGACGCGACAGCGCTGGCTCCCCGCGAGACGATGGTCCGGATCGCCACGGGAATGGACGCCTCGGAGACGGCGTTCCTGTCGCAGCACCACGCCGCGGTGAACCTGAACCGGCTGACGGTGACGGCCGTCGTGGACGAGCTGCCGCAGGACGACGTGACCGAGCTCGTCGCCCTCGGCTGA
- the meaB gene encoding methylmalonyl Co-A mutase-associated GTPase MeaB, whose protein sequence is MIDVEQVAEGVRAGRRAAVSRAITLVESRRTDHRAAARELLAGLSSAPDSKVGGAVRVGISGVPGVGKSTFIEALGVHLTERGHRVGVLAVDPSSVRTRGSVLGDKTRMVRLSTDPNAYIRPSPSAGSLGGVARATSQALTILEAAGYDVVLVETVGVGQSEITVAGMVDTFLFLTLARTGDQLQGIKKGILEIADVITVNKADGERAREAESTARELAGALRLVYAGTQDWVPPVLTCSALEGTGIDTVWSRVLRHREFMGHRGVEEKRAQQQLDFTWTLVRDEIEQRLATDESVAQVRQQVRDEVLAGRLSPAAAADEILAAFDS, encoded by the coding sequence GTGATCGACGTGGAGCAGGTGGCCGAGGGGGTCCGCGCCGGCCGGCGGGCAGCGGTCTCGCGAGCGATCACCCTCGTCGAGTCACGCCGCACCGACCACCGCGCTGCCGCCCGCGAGCTGCTCGCCGGCCTGTCCTCGGCGCCCGACTCGAAGGTCGGGGGAGCGGTCCGCGTCGGCATCTCCGGCGTCCCCGGCGTCGGCAAGTCCACGTTCATCGAGGCCCTCGGCGTGCACCTCACCGAGCGCGGCCACCGGGTCGGCGTCCTCGCCGTCGACCCCTCCAGCGTGCGCACGCGCGGCTCGGTGCTGGGCGACAAGACCCGCATGGTCCGCCTGTCCACCGACCCGAACGCCTACATCCGGCCTTCGCCCAGCGCGGGCAGCCTCGGCGGCGTCGCGCGCGCCACCAGCCAGGCCCTGACGATCCTCGAGGCCGCCGGGTACGACGTGGTGCTGGTCGAGACCGTCGGCGTCGGCCAGTCCGAGATCACCGTCGCCGGCATGGTCGACACGTTCCTGTTCCTCACGCTGGCCCGCACCGGCGATCAGCTGCAGGGCATCAAGAAGGGCATCCTCGAGATCGCCGACGTCATCACGGTCAACAAGGCCGACGGCGAGCGCGCCCGCGAGGCCGAGTCCACCGCCCGCGAGCTGGCCGGCGCCCTGCGCCTGGTCTACGCCGGCACGCAGGACTGGGTGCCGCCCGTGCTGACCTGCTCGGCGCTCGAGGGCACCGGCATCGACACCGTGTGGAGCCGGGTCCTGCGTCACCGCGAGTTCATGGGCCACCGCGGCGTCGAGGAGAAGCGCGCGCAGCAGCAGCTCGACTTCACGTGGACGCTCGTCCGCGACGAGATCGAGCAGCGGCTCGCCACCGACGAGTCCGTCGCGCAGGTCCGCCAGCAGGTGCGCGACGAGGTCCTCGCGGGGCGCCTCTCGCCGGCGGCCGCCGCCGACGAGATCCTCGCCGCCTTCGACTCCTGA
- a CDS encoding non-ribosomal peptide synthetase family protein, whose protein sequence is MDTRLDYMDHASYLAFRAMGHHPTLHYTWVYDRAVDLAALRRLSERLQHGRFARVVEPAQVWGGRARWVRPDRPVPIEVEPAPRPRSQVEQWSVEVSRRPIDPVSGPPWRFGVVRLDDGGSAVAIVVSHTVTDGVGVLLGLREAVEGRDLGLTHPRRGAAQGSRLSQWSEVLASLPEKARALGAVVRQMRAERSLPHRESTAALPATPTHTRTTRLPDRDGAARIVTFVSEAAWDACAERLGGTSNVLAAAVAARLGHHLGRVQRNGTVNLTIPVSVREGDDDLRGNALSSVVVTLDPAEVTRDLRPARAAMKAALSAQDAQQLPLLAALPLVPFVPVRLLRRLERFALGADVNAVGCSNLGRVPDPVERIDGQPCQYAFGQFNEPGRPTAELVRMGGQGFLGVTFSGGRVVINAVAFRPGGDNSDEALLAIVHDVIDELDLGPPLPW, encoded by the coding sequence GTGGACACGCGTCTGGACTACATGGATCACGCCTCGTACCTGGCGTTCCGTGCGATGGGGCACCACCCGACGCTGCACTACACGTGGGTCTACGACCGCGCGGTCGACCTCGCGGCGCTGCGGCGGCTGTCGGAGCGGCTGCAGCACGGGCGGTTCGCCCGCGTCGTGGAGCCCGCGCAGGTCTGGGGCGGCCGGGCGCGCTGGGTCCGTCCCGACCGCCCGGTGCCGATCGAGGTGGAGCCCGCCCCGCGGCCGCGGTCGCAGGTCGAGCAGTGGTCGGTCGAGGTCTCACGCCGGCCCATCGACCCGGTCTCGGGTCCGCCGTGGCGCTTCGGCGTGGTGCGGCTGGACGACGGCGGCAGTGCGGTCGCGATCGTCGTCTCCCACACGGTCACCGACGGGGTCGGCGTCCTGCTCGGCCTGCGCGAGGCGGTCGAGGGCCGCGACCTCGGTCTCACCCACCCGCGACGTGGGGCCGCGCAAGGCAGCCGCCTGTCCCAGTGGAGCGAGGTGCTGGCATCGCTGCCCGAGAAGGCGCGGGCCCTGGGCGCCGTCGTCCGCCAGATGCGCGCCGAGCGGAGTCTGCCGCACCGCGAGTCGACGGCCGCGCTCCCGGCCACGCCCACTCACACCCGCACGACCCGGCTGCCCGACCGCGACGGCGCCGCACGGATCGTGACCTTCGTGTCCGAGGCGGCCTGGGACGCGTGCGCGGAGCGTCTCGGCGGCACGTCCAACGTCCTCGCGGCGGCGGTGGCCGCCCGCCTCGGTCACCACCTGGGGCGCGTCCAGCGCAACGGCACGGTCAACCTCACGATCCCGGTCAGCGTCCGCGAGGGCGACGACGACCTGCGCGGCAACGCCCTGTCGTCGGTCGTCGTCACGCTCGATCCCGCCGAGGTGACCCGCGACCTCCGTCCCGCGCGCGCGGCGATGAAGGCCGCCCTGAGCGCGCAGGACGCGCAGCAGCTGCCCCTGCTGGCGGCGCTCCCGCTCGTCCCCTTCGTGCCCGTCCGGCTGCTGCGCCGCCTCGAGCGGTTCGCGCTGGGCGCCGACGTCAACGCGGTGGGCTGCTCGAACCTCGGCCGCGTGCCCGATCCGGTGGAGCGGATCGACGGCCAGCCGTGCCAGTACGCCTTCGGCCAGTTCAACGAGCCGGGGCGGCCGACCGCGGAGCTGGTGCGGATGGGTGGCCAGGGATTCCTGGGCGTCACGTTCTCCGGCGGCCGCGTGGTGATCAACGCCGTCGCGTTCCGGCCCGGCGGGGACAACTCCGACGAGGCGCTCCTCGCGATCGTGCACGACGTGATCGACGAGCTCGACCTGGGACCGCCTCTGCCGTGGTGA
- the scpA gene encoding methylmalonyl-CoA mutase produces MTTPKSFAGEPWQSPEGIGIKRLYTPADLEGLDALDTYPGMTPFLRGPYPAMYTTQPWTIRQYAGFSTAEESNAFYRRNLAAGQKGLSVAFDLATHRGYDSDNPRVVGDVGMAGVAIDSIYDTRTLFDGIPLDQMSVSMTMNGAVLPVLALYIVAAEEQGVKPEQLAGTIQNDILKEFMVRNTYIYPPAPSMRIISDIFAYTAARMPRFNSISISGYHIQEAGATNDLELAYTLADGVEYIRSGLDVGLDIDAFAPRLSFFWAIGMNFFMEVAKLRAARALWARLVSDFDPKNPKSLSLRTHSQTSGWSLTAQDVYNNVQRTAIEAMAATQGHTQSLHTNALDEAIALPTDFSARIARNTQLLLQQESGTTQTIDPWAGSYYVEKLTHDLANRAWAHIQEVEAAGGMAKAIDEGIPKMRIEEAAARTQARIDSGQQVVVGVNTYRVPDEEPFEVLKVDNKAVLASQISKLERLRAERNDDDVRSALEALTNSAERGSRRDGSLDGNLLDLAVNAARAKATVGEISDALEKVYGRHQAVIRTISGVYRSEAGQSGNIARVIEATDEFEREEGRRPRILVAKMGQDGHDRGQKVIVTAFADMGFDVDVGPLFSTPEEVAQQAVDADVHVVGVSSLAAGHLTLLPALKAALEEQGRPDIMVVIGGVIPPDDVPTLKEMGAAEVFLPGTVIADSALDLLEKLRSSDA; encoded by the coding sequence ATGACCACACCGAAGTCCTTCGCCGGTGAGCCGTGGCAGAGCCCTGAGGGGATCGGCATCAAGCGGCTCTACACGCCGGCCGACCTCGAGGGCCTCGACGCCCTCGACACCTACCCGGGCATGACCCCGTTCCTGCGCGGTCCCTACCCGGCGATGTACACGACCCAGCCGTGGACGATCCGCCAGTACGCCGGCTTCTCCACCGCCGAGGAGTCCAATGCGTTCTACCGCCGCAACCTGGCCGCCGGCCAGAAGGGCCTGTCGGTCGCGTTCGACCTGGCCACCCACCGCGGCTACGACTCCGACAACCCGCGCGTCGTCGGCGACGTGGGCATGGCCGGCGTCGCGATCGACTCGATCTACGACACGCGCACCCTGTTCGACGGCATCCCGCTCGACCAGATGAGCGTCTCGATGACCATGAACGGCGCCGTGCTGCCGGTGCTGGCGCTCTACATCGTGGCGGCCGAGGAGCAGGGCGTGAAGCCCGAGCAGCTGGCCGGGACCATCCAGAACGACATCCTCAAGGAGTTCATGGTCCGGAACACGTACATCTACCCGCCCGCGCCGTCGATGCGGATCATCTCCGACATCTTCGCGTACACGGCGGCCAGGATGCCGCGGTTCAACTCCATCTCGATCTCCGGCTACCACATCCAGGAGGCCGGGGCGACGAACGACCTCGAGCTGGCGTACACGCTCGCCGACGGCGTCGAGTACATCCGCTCGGGCCTCGACGTGGGCCTGGACATCGACGCCTTCGCGCCCCGCCTGAGCTTCTTCTGGGCCATCGGCATGAACTTCTTCATGGAGGTCGCCAAGCTGCGCGCCGCCCGCGCGCTGTGGGCCCGGCTGGTCAGCGACTTCGACCCGAAGAACCCCAAGTCGCTGAGCCTGCGCACGCACTCGCAGACCTCGGGCTGGAGCCTCACGGCGCAGGACGTCTACAACAACGTCCAGCGCACGGCGATCGAGGCGATGGCGGCCACGCAGGGCCACACCCAGAGCCTGCACACGAACGCGCTCGACGAGGCCATCGCGCTGCCGACGGACTTCAGCGCCCGCATCGCCCGCAACACCCAGCTGCTGCTGCAGCAGGAGTCGGGCACCACGCAGACGATCGATCCGTGGGCCGGCTCGTACTACGTCGAGAAGCTGACGCACGACCTCGCGAACCGTGCCTGGGCCCACATCCAGGAGGTCGAGGCGGCCGGCGGCATGGCCAAGGCGATCGACGAGGGCATCCCCAAGATGCGCATCGAGGAGGCCGCCGCGCGCACGCAGGCCCGCATCGACTCCGGCCAGCAGGTCGTCGTCGGCGTCAACACCTACCGGGTGCCCGACGAGGAGCCCTTCGAGGTCCTCAAGGTCGACAACAAGGCCGTGCTCGCGTCGCAGATCTCCAAGCTCGAGCGCCTCCGCGCCGAGCGCAACGACGACGACGTGCGGTCGGCCCTCGAGGCGCTCACGAACTCGGCCGAGCGCGGCTCGCGCCGCGACGGCTCGCTCGACGGCAACCTGCTCGACCTCGCGGTCAACGCGGCGCGGGCCAAGGCCACGGTCGGCGAGATCAGCGACGCGCTGGAGAAGGTGTACGGGCGTCACCAAGCGGTCATCCGTACGATCTCGGGTGTGTACCGCAGCGAGGCCGGCCAGTCGGGCAACATCGCCCGGGTCATCGAGGCCACCGACGAGTTCGAGCGCGAGGAGGGTCGCCGCCCGCGCATCCTCGTGGCGAAGATGGGTCAGGACGGCCACGACCGCGGCCAGAAGGTCATCGTCACGGCGTTCGCCGACATGGGCTTCGACGTCGACGTGGGCCCGCTGTTCTCGACGCCGGAGGAGGTCGCCCAGCAGGCCGTGGACGCCGACGTCCACGTCGTGGGCGTCTCCTCCCTCGCAGCGGGGCACCTCACCCTGCTGCCGGCGCTCAAGGCCGCACTGGAGGAGCAGGGCCGTCCGGACATCATGGTCGTCATCGGCGGCGTGATCCCCCCGGACGACGTGCCCACGCTCAAGGAGATGGGCGCGGCCGAGGTGTTCCTGCCCGGCACGGTCATCGCCGACTCGGCGCTCGACCTGCTGGAGAAGCTGCGCTCCTCCGACGCGTGA
- a CDS encoding methylmalonyl-CoA mutase family protein produces MAADQPVVPLAEGIEHDLSEWEKATAAVLRKTRRLAEDAPDTDVWSALTTTTLDGLSITPLGTAHLVADVPETGLPGEAPYTRGSGTADPELEGWDVRGWFTDPATRAEDLTTELENGGNSLWLTVGERGIAADRLAELLEPVFLDLAPVVLDAPEDPVAAAEAFLAVCRDKGVDPHPLTNLGATGADLDVIVRVATLAKGAGVRGVVVDASALHDQGASDVQELAWSMMVAVTYLRALEAAGLTTDEAAAQLEFRYAATDEQFPTIAKLRAARALWNRVGEMSGIGEEARAQRQHAVTSRPMMARYDSYTNMLRTTVAGFAAGVGGADAITVLPFDEPLGLPTPFSRRIARNTSSLLIHESHVAKVADPAGGAYAVEKFTDDLAMAAWELFAELDGLDELEGVADLDAAAQRLVPLVEAVRNDRALQIAQRRRPITGISEFPNAAETLPERAPYPVAPQVHRYAGEFEQMRDEPMAQPVFLATLGPIAAHTARATFAINLLAAGGIGIGSAGPTADVAEVLDKYLEAGAPPVVCLAGTDAAYGEWGADLVAALRENGASYVVVAGKTDLGQDASAAMGLDALAFLRQMREVLA; encoded by the coding sequence ATGGCAGCAGACCAGCCCGTGGTGCCCCTGGCCGAGGGCATCGAGCACGACCTGTCGGAGTGGGAGAAGGCCACGGCGGCCGTCCTGCGCAAGACGCGCCGGCTCGCCGAGGACGCCCCCGACACCGACGTGTGGTCCGCGCTGACCACCACGACGCTCGACGGGCTCAGCATCACGCCGCTGGGCACCGCCCACCTCGTCGCCGACGTCCCCGAGACCGGCCTGCCGGGCGAGGCGCCGTACACGCGCGGCTCCGGCACCGCCGATCCCGAGCTCGAGGGCTGGGACGTGCGCGGCTGGTTCACCGACCCGGCCACGCGCGCCGAGGACCTCACCACCGAGCTGGAGAACGGCGGCAACTCGCTGTGGCTCACGGTGGGGGAGCGCGGCATCGCCGCCGACCGCCTCGCCGAGCTGCTCGAGCCGGTCTTCCTCGACCTCGCGCCCGTCGTGCTCGACGCGCCCGAGGACCCCGTCGCCGCCGCCGAGGCGTTCCTCGCGGTCTGCCGCGACAAGGGCGTCGACCCGCATCCCCTGACCAACCTCGGCGCCACCGGCGCCGACCTCGACGTGATCGTCCGCGTCGCCACGCTGGCGAAGGGGGCCGGCGTCCGCGGCGTCGTCGTCGACGCCAGCGCGCTGCACGACCAGGGCGCGTCCGACGTGCAGGAGCTGGCCTGGTCGATGATGGTCGCGGTCACGTACCTGCGCGCCCTCGAGGCCGCCGGGCTCACCACCGACGAGGCCGCGGCGCAGCTGGAGTTCCGCTACGCCGCCACCGACGAGCAGTTCCCCACGATCGCCAAGCTCCGCGCCGCCCGCGCCCTGTGGAACCGGGTCGGCGAGATGAGCGGCATCGGCGAGGAGGCCCGCGCCCAGCGCCAGCACGCCGTCACGTCGCGGCCGATGATGGCGCGCTACGACTCCTACACGAACATGCTGCGCACGACCGTCGCCGGCTTCGCCGCGGGCGTCGGTGGCGCCGACGCGATCACCGTGCTGCCCTTCGACGAGCCGCTCGGCCTGCCCACGCCGTTCAGCCGCCGCATCGCGCGCAACACGTCGAGCCTGCTGATCCACGAGTCGCACGTGGCGAAGGTGGCCGACCCCGCCGGTGGTGCCTACGCGGTCGAGAAGTTCACCGACGACCTCGCGATGGCCGCCTGGGAGCTCTTCGCCGAGCTCGACGGCCTCGACGAGCTGGAAGGCGTCGCCGACCTCGACGCCGCCGCCCAGCGCCTCGTGCCCCTCGTGGAGGCCGTCCGCAACGACCGCGCCCTCCAGATCGCCCAGCGTCGCCGCCCGATCACGGGCATCAGCGAGTTCCCGAACGCCGCCGAGACCCTGCCCGAGCGCGCGCCGTACCCCGTCGCGCCGCAGGTCCACCGGTACGCCGGCGAGTTCGAGCAGATGCGCGACGAGCCGATGGCCCAGCCGGTCTTCCTGGCCACGCTCGGTCCGATCGCCGCGCACACGGCCCGCGCCACGTTCGCGATCAACCTGCTGGCCGCCGGCGGCATCGGGATCGGCTCGGCCGGCCCCACCGCCGACGTCGCCGAGGTCCTCGACAAGTACCTCGAGGCCGGGGCGCCCCCGGTGGTCTGCCTCGCCGGCACCGACGCCGCCTACGGCGAGTGGGGTGCCGACCTGGTCGCCGCCCTGCGCGAGAACGGCGCCTCCTACGTCGTCGTCGCGGGCAAGACCGACCTCGGCCAGGACGCGTCCGCAGCCATGGGCCTCGACGCGCTGGCCTTCCTCCGACAGATGCGTGAGGTGCTCGCATGA
- the serC gene encoding phosphoserine transaminase, whose product MQIPDELLPRDGRFGSGPSKVRTEALEALAATGTSLLGTSHRAAPVKSLVGSVRSGLSDLFSLPDGYEVVLGVGGSHAFFDAAMFGLVERRSQHLVHGEFTAKFARAVAAAPFLEDPELVESDPSTHPEPHATAGVDAYAWAHNETSTGVMTSVRRPEGIDDGALVLVDATSGAAGLPVDVAETDVYYFAPQKGFASDGGLWVALMSPAAMERARRIKESGRHVPGFLDLPTAIDNSLKDQTYNTPAVATLFLMDQQVRWLNESGGLDWAVSRTSESSRRLYAWADASAYATPFVPDPADRSLVVGTIDLEGVAAADVVAALRENGIVDVAGYRGLGRNQLRIAMFPAIDPDDVSALTRCVDHVVERLG is encoded by the coding sequence GTGCAGATCCCCGACGAGCTCCTCCCCCGCGACGGCCGCTTCGGCTCCGGTCCCTCGAAGGTGCGCACCGAGGCGCTCGAGGCCCTGGCCGCCACCGGCACCTCCCTCCTGGGCACCTCGCACCGCGCGGCGCCGGTGAAGTCGCTCGTCGGCAGCGTCCGGTCCGGCCTGTCCGACCTGTTCTCGCTGCCCGACGGGTACGAGGTCGTGCTCGGCGTCGGCGGCTCGCACGCGTTCTTCGACGCCGCGATGTTCGGTCTGGTCGAGCGGCGCAGTCAGCACCTCGTGCACGGCGAGTTCACCGCCAAGTTCGCGCGGGCGGTCGCTGCGGCGCCGTTCCTGGAGGACCCCGAGCTCGTCGAGTCCGACCCCTCCACGCACCCCGAGCCGCACGCGACGGCGGGCGTCGACGCGTACGCGTGGGCGCACAACGAGACCTCGACCGGCGTCATGACCTCGGTGCGACGGCCCGAGGGGATCGACGACGGCGCGCTGGTGCTGGTCGACGCCACCTCGGGCGCGGCCGGTCTGCCCGTGGACGTGGCCGAGACCGACGTCTACTACTTCGCGCCGCAGAAGGGCTTCGCCTCCGACGGAGGCCTGTGGGTGGCGCTCATGTCGCCCGCCGCGATGGAGCGGGCGCGGAGGATCAAGGAGTCCGGCCGGCACGTCCCGGGCTTCCTCGACCTGCCCACGGCGATCGACAACTCGCTGAAGGACCAGACCTACAACACGCCGGCCGTGGCCACGCTGTTCCTCATGGACCAGCAGGTGCGCTGGCTGAACGAGAGCGGCGGCCTCGACTGGGCCGTCTCGCGCACCAGTGAGTCGTCGCGGCGACTCTACGCGTGGGCCGACGCCAGCGCGTACGCGACGCCGTTCGTGCCCGACCCCGCCGACCGCTCGCTCGTCGTCGGCACGATCGACCTCGAGGGCGTGGCCGCGGCCGACGTCGTGGCCGCCCTGCGCGAGAACGGCATCGTCGACGTCGCCGGCTACCGGGGCCTGGGCCGCAACCAGCTGCGCATCGCGATGTTCCCCGCCATCGACCCCGACGACGTCTCCGCGCTCACGCGCTGCGTCGACCACGTGGTCGAGCGCCTCGGCTGA
- a CDS encoding gamma carbonic anhydrase family protein: MKIALGDRSPQVHESAFVAPNATLVGSVVLEEGSSVWYGAVLRADNEPITIGRRSNVQDNCVFHVDQGKPLTLGEGVSVGHGAIIHGATVGDHVLVGMGATILNGAEIGDECLIAANALVPQGAVIPPRSLVAGVPGKVRRELTDDEVATLHLNAAIYEEHRELHRDATVVD, encoded by the coding sequence ATGAAGATCGCGCTGGGAGACAGGTCACCGCAGGTCCACGAGTCGGCGTTCGTCGCCCCCAACGCCACGTTGGTGGGCTCGGTCGTCCTCGAGGAGGGGTCGAGCGTCTGGTACGGCGCGGTCCTGCGGGCCGACAACGAGCCGATCACGATCGGTCGGCGCAGCAACGTGCAGGACAACTGTGTCTTCCACGTCGACCAGGGCAAGCCGCTGACCCTCGGCGAGGGCGTCTCGGTGGGCCACGGCGCGATCATCCACGGCGCCACCGTCGGCGACCACGTCCTGGTGGGCATGGGCGCCACGATCCTCAACGGCGCCGAGATCGGCGACGAGTGCCTCATCGCCGCGAACGCCCTCGTGCCCCAGGGCGCCGTCATCCCGCCGCGCTCGCTCGTGGCCGGTGTCCCCGGCAAGGTGCGCCGCGAGCTCACCGACGACGAGGTCGCCACCTTGCACCTCAATGCCGCGATCTATGAGGAGCACCGCGAGCTCCACCGCGACGCGACGGTCGTCGACTGA